The genomic DNA ttctgcattttttctaAATGTCAGACTTTGTGTAACTGTGTCAGCTGTGCTTCTTGTTTGCTGCTGAGCAATCTAATTCTCAACATTCAAgaggttatttatgtatttatttaaccaggaaTCGCAGTACGAGAAGTCACCCTTGCAGGCACAGTTTTCGGAGAGATCAGATGCTCTCTGCTGTGAAGATGGAGAGCTGCAACGCAAGCCTGCTGCAGCTGAGCTGCAGGTCATACATCTCAATGAGTTCCTGAAGCAAAACACACAGAAGTACACAGAGGAGATAAAAAAACTGGAGGAGAaggtatgcatttattttctgctTATCGATTCCTCTGTTTTTCCTCTGCTCACACGGTCCAGCAGTGATTAAAAAACTTAATTACCCAGACATTGTTGTAAACTGATGGTCTGGAAGGAGATGCTGGATTTTGACTGCACAGGGGAACAGTTATAAGTCCTGATGTCTGTCTGATCCACTTTCACCTCATAATTTAGAGGTGTAAGCAGGCTTGTaactaattatttattatgtattttgttaaacCCTCATTCAGTGTTGTTAAGTGTTGTAATGATAAGGGTGATGTCAAATGCTTAATCAAGGTTAGAAGACAggttgtggttttattttatggGGTGTTTGAAATACACTGTGTGCTATTCCTGGAGCTTTAGAGTTCAAACATCGATGAAGGATCCAGGAACTAAAACCGTTAGCCAAGTTTCATCGGCAATGAACCAACAGAGTTTGTTCAAACTGGAATGTATTGCTGTaaattcagaaaatgtttgctcTCTCTCATACTGAGTACAActgtatttttccttttcagaCAGAAATTTTGATTGCACAGAACTGCTGCACGGTGACAGTGTCTCTCTAGTATCAGGGTGCAGCAACTGAAGTGAATTTTGgcctttataaaaataaataagagctTATTCATGCACATAAATATGCCCCAAACCTGTATGTTCCATCCTaaaaatttaaatgcattttcttgtatATCAAAGTAGAAATATTGTCTAAAGTGTCCTCTGTGAATGTCTTGGCCGTGCAGCTGAATTGATTCACTCTTGCTGTTTTATAGCTGAAAACAAGAGACAAGTACATCAGCAgcttaaagaaaaaatgtcaacgagaAAGCGAGCAAAACCAGGAAAAGCAGCAGCGTATCGAGACACTGGAGAAATACCTCGCTGACCTGCCCTCCCTGGAGGATGTGCAGAGTCAGGAACAGGAGGTACGGCCGCTCGCCTTCTCTCAGTTTACCTGTGGGATGGTGCTGGGAAGGGAGTAACCTAACCAAGAGATAAAGATGATAAGATCCCACTTGAAAAAAGTAGAACTAGTAAGAATATGCAAGAGTGAAAGACACCATTAGTTACCAGTGACACAGGGGCCACCTGAACTGCACCCTGTACCCAAGTGCTAATCTGGTAGTTAGAGTTTATAGAGATAGAAATTGGAATTATAGACCTATATAAAGCCATTAacacttaaattaaattaaacaaatatagaaGTACTAATTTTCAATAGAATGTATTATAGAAGAAAAGAAAGGTTGAAGCAGTTGTATTGTTTAGTCAAAAGCATATAAATACATAGTTAAATCATAAACAATTGTCAATAGCtgaatattgttgttttttagcaaacattaattaacacaataagctaatttaaatgttaaatgtttgtgtggaGAAAGGGAGCAAAAAAGGAGGCCTGCTGTATTTAAAGTGCATACatcttccttttcttcacacacacacaaacacaccctgTCTTCCATGAGTTCAGTTATTGAGTAGTGAAATCTGCTGTCTGCCTCTCTGTTGCCGATACTTGAGTTGTGAAAAAGGGCTTGTGTTGTGTGTCTCAGCTGGCCATTGTTCAGGAAAGGGCCAGAGGGCTGCAGGAGCGAGTCGGTGAGCTGGAGAAGAGCCTGGGCCAGAGCCGAGTCCTAGTCCAGGAGAAGGAGACCCTGATTGAGTCCCAGaggaagaaggagaaggagctGGTTGGCTCTGTACAGAGGTAGTGTGGGTTTAATTGTTTTGCAGGTCATAGCAAAACACACGTACACAcctcagatatatatatatatcacacacctGATAGGAatgcatgtgtgtctgtttcaTTTGATGTTTCAGTGCGTTTctacataataaatataatgtgtCAAGGCAGCTCATcttaaaaatacttaaaaagaCTTAAAAAGAGAGCATCTGTCCATGGGGGTAGTTAAGTCAGAATGTGTTGCCAGTTGAGATGCTCCCATATCTGTTCTGAAGGCTTCATGTCTGGGGTATCAGCACTCATTACAAAGCCTCCCTGCCCTTTTTGTCACTGCTGGCGTCTTCTCTCCTCTGACGTTGCTCCGTTGCCTCTGCTCCTTTGCGTAGCTTGCAGCAGAAAGTGGAGCAGTGCCTTGAGGATGGCGTCAGGCTGTCCATGCTGGACATGAAACGGCTGGAATGCGACAACACGCGTCTCCAGGAGCAGCACAGCCAGAGCACCAAGGTATCCCACCCCCTCCTGTAGGAGCGCCGGGGCTGCCTGAGCACGAGCGGAAGCTGTGACAGAGATCAGAGCACACAAACCAGTCCTCAGATATAGAGCTGATCTACAGTAGTTTAAATGTCAGTCCCAGCTAAGATCTGTTGTTATTTGTTTGATCATCTTTAAAGgctgaatatgtatagtttttaaaatgcatttcagataGCTAAGAGTCAGTGCTCATGTTTTCaggtttgttttaatgtttgtgttCTTGTTTTGCCAGATCATAGACAATCAAAAGAAGCAACTAGAACAACTTACTTTGGAATTGACTGtaagtgttttttgtgttgttgttgttgttgttgttgttgttgtttttttaactgctCTGTGTTTGTGCTATAAATGTTATCAAATTCCAGTGCTGTCCTTtattctgcttgtgtgtgtgtattctccAGGCAACAGAGAAGAAGCTGTTGATGGAAAAAACAATTTCACAGGACCTAAGGAAGCAGCTGCTAGAAAAAGAGGCCGACCTGCAGaaactctctctcacacctGAGGAGGTAAACTTACTGTTCTCCCTGGCTTTCATTACCTTCATACGCATTGTTAGCATTCATGCCAGATAGGAGTGCTGTACACAGTTGTACACACAGCTGCCAAGGTGTATTCAAGATGTTTCTATGGGGTCTATATAATGGGTATCATTAGGCCTGCAGCGCATTCCTTGGCTAACGCAGATTGAAAAACAAGATGTATCCCTGTCCTGCCTCCATAGTTCAAACCAAAACCCCTTTACACCAGTATAGAAAACAGCCGAAATAGGCCCCGTTCATAGCACAGTCTATAAAAAAAGATCACTGGCAAAGTCAATCACAGTAGACTTGTGTTACTGGAGGCTGGGGTTGGCCGTTATGAAAACAGGTGAAAGATGTGATGCCTTTCATGAGGTTACCTGCTGACTAACCTTTCTGCTCCCCCCGCAGAAGCAGAGTCAGGCAGGGGAGGCGAGTGGTCTGGGAGGAGAAGAGCCACCCCGTGCCGTGGGCCAGCTGCTGAGGGAGATGGCACTGTGTCTGATGGACCTCAGGGCCCTGTGTAGCATCCTGACCCAGAGAGCCCAGGGCAAGGAGCCCAACCTCGGCCTGCTGCTGGGAATCAAGTGTAAGTTCTGTTCTCTCGCACCGTTGCGCCATTAAGATAGGGCAGTGGGGCCCAGTGGAGGATTTAAGATTTAAGACTCGAGACTTGAGACAAATACACTACTGTTTTAgaacctcaatttttccagttttgattgaaatgtatgcagtttaatgtctcaatgtactttgaaattaaagcacagaacaattaaacaattggagataaaaaataaaccatggaatcgttttgtttaacaaaatttaaccccttaagctgacaaacccctctgcaccaaatccgtgtgcttctctttaatccatgtgtgctcttcactgttgtgtttttgcCAGGTGTTTGctatcccccaccccccccatttACGCCATTTGTATATTATGGgaggatacttggtctgagtaggaatacaaaatctcagaaaatattgacaattatgacatattctggaaccagacagtctactgatcaaaacaagaccatccacattttggtagaagcaacacacacctgtaaaGAGCTCAAAATGTTAAGGTGGAAGACTGTTTACtatgtactaatacacaacgattttacataattggatctgaacttctctgtgtttgatggaACATCAATACAATATCAATATACTGGATTcattgttaggttgttctgaacaaaacaagcctatttgcaaagaaatccgatcgaaaccGAGTGATCTGTGATTGTCTGAATGagacgatgtgcgcattgtaggaatacagtgtaacttctatgcacaggagctgtgtgtaacactgacaaataatgcttaagcaggtgtagtaacagtatataactctgaaatatacattatttttcagtttttcgtaacctaaacttttttttgtaacctcacagtttaccacttacctttgtaccatttcaggttattcactggacttgaactgcttaaatttcaataaacactggggaaaaaaaacatgagcAAATTATACACAATCTGCAGGCAGTTATTAGTTTAAAAGATaaattcatattttgaatgactgtaagtccagtatgtaaacagatcACAGCCCCTTACTGTTTCTGCCTTTGGGCTGTCTTTCTGAGTATGTTTCACACTTTCCTTCTTGGTTTCTGTTTCACAGCAATGAACTGTTCAGCTGAAGAGAATGAAAACCTCCAGGTTGAAGACAGTCTCGGCACAAAGCTCTCTGAGGTGTGTCAGTTACGGAAGGACATTGATGAATTGAGGAATATAATATCAGACAGCTATGCTCAGGACATGGGAGACAACTGCATTACTCAATGACAATCTGTTGCCCCTCCGCAATAATGAACTGTGATATTTAATGCTGCTTTGTCACGCTCCCTTGCAGTTCCATTACAGACCCATATTGGAAGATGGccacttgcaaatgaactggaAGGGAAATAGCTTTGAATTGTTTGTGCCGacgcttaaaaaaagaaaaaaaattaacagaCAGAACAAGTAGGAAGTGACTAACAAGCATTTGTGTTTGCCAGGGATTTTCAAACTACTGAATGTAGGACCAAGCTGTGAATAGAGTTTACATACGAGTCCTTTGGATCTGAATAGCAGTATtaatgttatgattatttttaacagaTTATTGTTGGGTTGTATGTCGTTTTCATATGTGCtacatattttttgtcttgctttCTCCTCTGCTGAATTATTTTGGctgtttaaatatgtaaagGTCCTCTTCCTGGGTATACAGTTACAGGTAGCTAACAGGAACTGTGGCTTTGGTCAGTGGCCCTAGGTGACTCTAGGGTCTCCTTTCAGTATTGTGAAGGTAAGCCTGTGAAATGACTTCCAGTGCTGCTCCTCTAAGTGCCTAGAAATATGTGTCCTCAAAATCCTGCAGTCAAGACCTTCCTACCCAAAgagctgagctgtctgtctgggcCCAGGCTGACAGTTTTCCACTGTGAGTGTCCGAGCCGCCGGTCGGCAGGACCCTGCGTTGCACTCTGTCAGGTCTTGGCCTCTCCCCAGTTCATTCAGTGCAGGAGTTATGTGGGAGGGTGTTTCAGAACGCTTCATCTGGCCACAGAGACAAGTTACATGTTTGTGTTACAAAGGGAGAATATAGTGGGAAGGTTTATGTGAGGCTGAAAAGTCTTCTGTACCAAAACCCTGCTTAGAAGAGCCAATGATAAGGGTGTGCAAAATCACAGACACTCTATACAGCATGAACAGTGCAGACATGCAGGGGAAATGAAAATAGAGCCTGTTCAGTCCAACAGAACAAGCCAATTTCAGGAATTTACTCTCCAAGTATGACTAAAAACATCTCTTTCCCTGAAACTGCTAAGTAATCGTGTTATTAACACTGAATGTATTAGTGCCGGAGTTGCAGAACTCATGGCAGAACATTTCTTATAAGTGTGTGTAATATTTCTACCTCATCTTTCTTAGTAACGTTACTTAAAACAACATCTGCAAGATCCGTTATTTATTTGCCCTCTTGTTTCGGTCTTCTCTAACCAAATCACTCGGAGTACACGAGACCACAGGTCTTTTTATGGACCCTCACACTGCCAACACACCTGTTCAGTCATCTCTGGGGGTATGCAGAAATGGAATCAGACTTGGTGAAATTGGTGACCAAAAAATTGTATTTCATTTCCAGTCTGCACTCCATTTAACTGAGCGAATGACAAGAggagagcagacattacacaaCACTGGAGTCTCAACTGCTGTTCTGGCTTTAGTGTTGCACCGTATTGAAGTTGAAGGGTATTCTGTAGGCATTAACAATTCAGTTCATACAGTGTAGCTTTGTAATGCCGAGAACTGTTTTGCTTTTACTTAAAGCCTAATGTGATGATATAACGAGTAAAGTACAAAGACTGTAACAGATccatacagtgtatatattttgttagtttaaagaaatgtattgaCCTTTTAGGGACATTTGTAGGGTATTTTCCCcccaaatgttatttattttgtttttgtaatatgtACTCTTGacttttatttaacattttatatcatactttgtcatttatttatgtcttaCAAAATGATGTACAGTGGTCCTGTCATTTTGACAGAATGCTTGCTTAATATAAGAGACGTACAGGATTAGCAAGCCCTATATTATTGCCAGTGAATTAGACCGACTTGTTCTTCATTTAAAAGCCTGATGATGTTGAAACCAAAGAAACGATATAAAAAAGAGCACAATCTACTGATCGATTATGAAGTCAGCTGCTTGTGACGTTAAGTATTGGACCATTGTAGTTTcactttaaatgcatcaattGTATGAAGGCCAGAATGTTCCCTTATTATGAAGGGATAGTTTAACTTAGAATTACCAGTATTTAATTCTTCGGCTTCGGATCAGAATCACTGACGTTGCTTGATCGACATCTTTGTGCTTCAGGGTCTAAAATAGGTTAATCTCATTTCCCGTTTATTGAGGTCCAACACTGTTCCAACAGCGAAGTCTTAAGTCTGTGTTGGCCGTCTCAGCAGTCTAATATGCTAGAAAAAGcatatgtttaattatttatatgaaGAAGATGCATGACAAGCCCTACACAATGTTTATGAGACGTACGATACAGTGAGGAACAACATTCACATTGTGTATTCACTTTTTATTACAGGAGCACACTGTAAATAATTTGCtcttctaaaacatttctactagCGATAGTTTTAGCAACTCATCCTCACATCTTGTGTGAATCTCAGAGACATTAGGACAAAACAGATGTCTTCAATTCTTAACAGTCTAACACataaacaattatataaattaaaagaaagataAATTCAGACCGATGGAAAGACAGATAAAGTGCTCCGTTTACAGGTACATTAATTTAAGAGGTAGTTTTATAGTCTGTCCTGCAGTGGGGAGGGCAAGTAGTAAATCTTGTGCAAGGGATTCTCCCCAATATCCAGTTGAAACCTTACGTTTGTAAAGGAGTCACTGGACAACAGTTGGGAGATTCACAGCCGGAGACATTTCTCTGCAGTGTGATCTTGGCCATTTAGGGACATTGTTGGGTCATCTGCCAATAATGATTAGTAGAAAGCAGTGTGCTCTGAGAAAACAACTACAGAAGAAGGGGTGTGGTAGAAGAAGCACAACACATCAGTTGGCTTCTGCATTTGTAAGGGTCTCTAGTCTGTGATTAAATGATATTGAAGGAAAACATTTCACTGtaataattaactgaaacaatCTATGCAATTCcaatatttaaatttgaatacatgtaaatatagtacatgtatatataaaaaataagcatTAGCTAGTTGCATGATCCAGAGGAGTGATCGTTTCAGGGGAAGCGGCTGAATTCACTGAGGGACTGTGTGTAGAGCTCTGTATGTGCACCTCAGTGCTGTACAAATTCACCAGGAAGACGGCAAACCATTTAATATCTTTTTGTTAACTGACTCGCATGTTGTCATCAAACGCCATGTTGCTAATCCATAGTAGCAGGCAGTGCATCATCAGCTCATTAGATAACCCAAATCTGAGGCTCGACCTAACACATCACGAATGCCTTGCAACTGTATTGTGAATGTCTGGCTACCAGGAAGCACACATCATGACTGTTTGGGGTGTTTGTAAGTTCTGAATAGAAGTACTGTACTCGGACACAAAAGGGAAATGTGCGTCAGGAGCCAGTCACTGCAAGATATTACAAATGGAGGCCGCTGGATGGCTTCGATCATTGTGTCCATTTTCTACTGTTTAAGCTTTTAGTTTTGCAGATAGATTTTATGAATGCCaaagttatatttatataataagaAATCTTCTACAAATATTAACTAGTATTTTTCCATTGGAACGTGCTTTTGCTCTTATTTGTACAgatgtgaaataaaatatattttttatgtaatatAACTTGCTGTTGGAATGTTTTGTTTCGTTTTCACTTAATTAGCCACTGGATATGCAAATCAGTGCATCtaaattacaaaggcagaggCACATAAGCAACAAGGTAACTGATTCTAACTAACTGATATTAAGTTGAACAAAGTCagtcaaatgtatttatgtgtttatgtatgtctgtgtgtaaatatatacagacagaTGACAagggaaaaacctgaataaatgagtggagcaacataacgaatgcagatgcctccaatcaggtgtactgcatgatacaattaagcaattcacatcctatcatgctctgtggcatgtatacaaatgctgagcaggaccagctgacctcgattttggatcaagatggcaaaagGAAAGGacctaagtgactttgaaagaggggtcattattggggcaccataggcactggtttacagagatgtggaaaaaaatgATATGGTCAGaggagtcatccttcaccatattctcgactagtgggtgagtgcatgtgtggcgacaccaagagatcggtacaggcctgactgcttgaccctgcgtgagggggtccggaggctgttatgctgtggggggcattttcctggcatggtttgggtccacctGTCCCCTTGGAGGGAGGGGTCACTGCAAaccattacaaagttattctgagtgatcactttatcctatggtgaaacatttctatcctgacgggagtggtctcttccaggatgacaatgcccccatccacagggcacaaggggtcactgaatggtgagATGAGAATGAAagtgatgtgaatcatatgctatggccttcgcagtcaccagatctcaacccagttgaacacctatgggagattttggtgttagacagtgctctccactactatcatcaaaacaccaaatgagggaatatcttttggaagaatggtgttcatccctccagtagagttcagagactcgtagaatctgtgccaaggtgCAAGGCTCATAGATTAGGGCCATAGTGTGAAATATGGGTAATACCCATAGGCTACTCTTTTTGAGCAATGCACTGGGTTTTTAATGACCACAGAGGAATCAGGACTTCAGTTTTACACCTCATCCGACAGTACCTATTCACAGCATAATGTCCCCATCCCTGTCCTGGGGCATTGGGATCCACACACGCTGTAGGTGCCCCCTACTGGTCTCACCAACACCTCATCCAGCAGCAACCATACATTTCCCAGGAGGTCTAGTGGAAggattatttgaaaataatcagAAGGCCAGAAAGCATGCAGTGCCTGTAGAGGAATGGAGGCTGTGCTGTAGGCTGCAAACACAGCCCACAGCTGGCTGTCGGCTACAATCCAAATACCTTTCATTCAACTTTCATTCAATCCACTTGACTTCACACAACTGTGTTTTTGGGATATGAGATCATTGCCCTGGAAGTTGCTGCTTACAATTGGCTGTATAAGGCAGACACAATGGAATGAGCTATTAAATATGACAGAACTGCTCATTTTCTATGTCAAGGTACCTCTTTCCTCTTCATTGAGACACCTTACCTTTACAGCTGTCAATGGATTACAATATCTGTCAATCTCTCAGTACCATCAGACCAGGACACAAGGTACAGTACCTCAAAAGCAGTGAAGGCTTCAGTCCAGATCTTCAAAGTCCTTTCCACTAGTGGTGGGAATTATGGTTCTGGGTGACTCAAATTATTTCACTCTATAGCCTACACTATACACTATAAACATTAGTTCACAGATTAGTTGCCTCCAGAGCAGGCAAGGCTACTCCCACAGTTAATCTGGTCTACTCTTGTTAGCATAACATTTTGATAATATTctcttatcagcttttacattcTAGGACGtgagaccttatatattgtttactgtatatctc from Amia ocellicauda isolate fAmiCal2 chromosome 1, fAmiCal2.hap1, whole genome shotgun sequence includes the following:
- the LOC136751951 gene encoding centrosomal protein of 85 kDa-like isoform X2, translated to MKTTRSDAPSPGWAPGCESAWQTTASAASGSSNRGRRLSATSDSGDTGIGTSCSDSIEDHSSSSGTLSFKPIRSQVTIPTAHVMPSTAGSKRSPHSPVADWSSCHTLSWDARRTESANGPLDTLGGQGRCGPGEKACVTGENVGDRNMVQKSQLYYLQEPQNQQRALAGCERRYPYDLCSKAQSPTASPLKPSTLVLTYSALPETKPVGPGHPASEQRCLPLGHQTVGGSPIQPAVRTQMWLSEQMHSNPVEYSRPAPDGLCDLSAWPRGQQLECLRQNAELTQILTGSPLPGDTLLKVKEGLLRQKEMVIDRQKQQIIYLHEKIRENELRVQQVIQSQRGGCDDPYRLKLKESQYEKSPLQAQFSERSDALCCEDGELQRKPAAAELQVIHLNEFLKQNTQKYTEEIKKLEEKLKTRDKYISSLKKKCQRESEQNQEKQQRIETLEKYLADLPSLEDVQSQEQELAIVQERARGLQERVGELEKSLGQSRVLVQEKETLIESQRKKEKELVGSVQSLQQKVEQCLEDGVRLSMLDMKRLECDNTRLQEQHSQSTKIIDNQKKQLEQLTLELTATEKKLLMEKTISQDLRKQLLEKEADLQKLSLTPEEKQSQAGEASGLGGEEPPRAVGQLLREMALCLMDLRALCSILTQRAQGKEPNLGLLLGIKSMNCSAEENENLQVEDSLGTKLSEVCQLRKDIDELRNIISDSYAQDMGDNCITQ
- the LOC136751951 gene encoding centrosomal protein of 85 kDa-like isoform X1, which produces MWGRPAPDRGHGLDNYKTGSDAPSPGWAPGCESAWQTTASAASGSSNRGRRLSATSDSGDTGIGTSCSDSIEDHSSSSGTLSFKPIRSQVTIPTAHVMPSTAGSKRSPHSPVADWSSCHTLSWDARRTESANGPLDTLGGQGRCGPGEKACVTGENVGDRNMVQKSQLYYLQEPQNQQRALAGCERRYPYDLCSKAQSPTASPLKPSTLVLTYSALPETKPVGPGHPASEQRCLPLGHQTVGGSPIQPAVRTQMWLSEQMHSNPVEYSRPAPDGLCDLSAWPRGQQLECLRQNAELTQILTGSPLPGDTLLKVKEGLLRQKEMVIDRQKQQIIYLHEKIRENELRVQQVIQSQRGGCDDPYRLKLKESQYEKSPLQAQFSERSDALCCEDGELQRKPAAAELQVIHLNEFLKQNTQKYTEEIKKLEEKLKTRDKYISSLKKKCQRESEQNQEKQQRIETLEKYLADLPSLEDVQSQEQELAIVQERARGLQERVGELEKSLGQSRVLVQEKETLIESQRKKEKELVGSVQSLQQKVEQCLEDGVRLSMLDMKRLECDNTRLQEQHSQSTKIIDNQKKQLEQLTLELTATEKKLLMEKTISQDLRKQLLEKEADLQKLSLTPEEKQSQAGEASGLGGEEPPRAVGQLLREMALCLMDLRALCSILTQRAQGKEPNLGLLLGIKSMNCSAEENENLQVEDSLGTKLSEVCQLRKDIDELRNIISDSYAQDMGDNCITQ